Proteins from a genomic interval of Ensifer canadensis:
- a CDS encoding GGDEF domain-containing protein, whose protein sequence is MKNEVRFSRDQLTLILAALPDPAFILTRSGRYAALYGGADHRYYHDGSSLVGQSVFDVLAHDKALWFALEIEKALGSRALHIVEYSLAGSDVKGLEDAGPDHPIWFEGRVQALDFPVDGEDAVVWVASNITEKNAIEHQLRQQSETDPLTGLYNRRKLLDVLAIEFDLATRTRRPTCLLMFDVDNFKAVNDELGHSVGDELLATIATGCRRALRSDDVLARLGGDEFVVLIPATTLDEGKPIADKLRQQISLELENRLELFSTISGGLTEISRTDATIGDILRRADEGLYQSKRNGRNQITVV, encoded by the coding sequence GTGAAGAACGAGGTGCGGTTTTCCCGCGATCAGCTCACTCTCATTCTTGCCGCCTTGCCCGACCCGGCGTTCATTCTGACGCGCAGCGGCCGTTATGCTGCCCTGTACGGTGGGGCGGATCACCGCTACTATCACGATGGCAGCAGTCTTGTCGGTCAGAGTGTTTTTGATGTCCTTGCCCATGACAAGGCGCTGTGGTTCGCGCTGGAAATCGAAAAGGCGCTCGGCTCCCGGGCATTGCACATCGTCGAATACAGCCTCGCGGGAAGCGACGTTAAGGGCCTCGAAGATGCTGGGCCCGATCATCCGATCTGGTTTGAAGGCCGGGTCCAGGCGCTCGATTTTCCTGTCGACGGCGAGGACGCCGTGGTCTGGGTTGCCAGCAATATCACCGAGAAGAATGCCATTGAGCATCAGTTGCGCCAACAAAGCGAAACCGATCCGCTGACCGGCCTCTACAATCGCCGAAAACTGCTTGACGTGCTTGCGATCGAGTTCGATCTGGCCACGCGCACCCGCCGTCCGACATGCCTGCTGATGTTCGACGTCGACAATTTCAAGGCAGTCAATGACGAACTGGGGCATTCCGTCGGCGACGAGCTGCTGGCGACGATTGCCACCGGCTGCCGGCGGGCGCTGCGGTCTGACGACGTGCTGGCACGTCTTGGCGGCGACGAGTTCGTTGTGCTGATCCCGGCGACGACGCTCGACGAGGGCAAGCCGATCGCAGATAAGCTGCGTCAGCAAATCTCGCTGGAACTAGAGAACAGGCTGGAGCTTTTCTCCACGATCAGCGGCGGTCTCACCGAAATTTCCCGAACGGATGCGACAATCGGCGATATTTTGCGACGGGCCGACGAGGGCCTTTATCAGTCCAAGCGCAACGGTCGAAATCAGATCACGGTCGTTTAA
- a CDS encoding RNA polymerase sigma factor, translated as MTTETQSETRVDIFIAHRPALIAYAVRLLGSRDAAEDIVQDAFVRFLPSSTRTVSKGQLLAYLYRTVRNLSLDVLRRRKVAAIGHQDDVPFWSVPADVPTPEQSTLLCDDVRRISQILSELPVEARVAVEMHRFGGYTLEEVASHLGISTASAHRYVTAAMMKIATALLVNAT; from the coding sequence ATGACGACCGAGACCCAATCCGAAACGCGCGTCGATATCTTTATTGCCCATCGTCCGGCGCTCATCGCCTATGCGGTCCGCCTGCTCGGCTCGCGCGATGCTGCCGAAGATATCGTCCAGGATGCGTTTGTCCGGTTTCTGCCTTCCAGCACCCGGACGGTTTCAAAAGGCCAGCTCCTCGCCTATCTCTACCGCACGGTCAGGAACCTCTCGCTCGATGTGCTGAGGCGCCGGAAGGTGGCCGCAATCGGCCACCAGGACGATGTGCCGTTCTGGTCGGTTCCTGCCGACGTGCCGACGCCGGAACAATCGACCTTGCTGTGCGACGACGTTCGCCGGATTTCGCAGATCCTCTCGGAATTGCCTGTCGAGGCGCGGGTCGCCGTCGAGATGCACCGCTTCGGCGGCTACACGCTTGAAGAAGTGGCATCGCATCTGGGCATATCGACAGCCAGCGCCCATCGTTACGTCACGGCAGCGATGATGAAGATTGCCACGGCACTTCTGGTCAACGCGACTTAA
- a CDS encoding FecR family protein — translation MDWFLRLKGEPNCPELTADFQRWLHRSDDHQRGWQYALRTWQLMGEAAPAHEHLWAGAARANVISSTRRRWRRPVMSAVAAIAATLFLVLAGPSLLIRLQADHITATGQNARVTLEDGTLIELGGDSAIKTEMTAAGRHVTLLSGEAFFDVAHNPARPFTVEAGGVTVLVVGTAFDVRLAGGETTVELERGVVQVSVEDARETSDFRLLPGEMAVVTASDGAVTRNIIQPDQVAAWRSGRIFVKDASISAVAEQLQRYHSAWIAVPDRKLAGLKVTGLYDLHDPDGALKALVEPYGGRVRTFSTYGRVLTQY, via the coding sequence ATGGACTGGTTTCTGCGGCTGAAGGGTGAGCCGAATTGTCCCGAGCTCACCGCCGACTTCCAGCGGTGGTTGCATCGCTCTGATGATCATCAGCGGGGCTGGCAATATGCGTTGAGGACCTGGCAGTTGATGGGGGAAGCGGCTCCGGCCCATGAACATCTGTGGGCAGGCGCGGCGCGCGCCAACGTCATTTCGAGCACCAGGCGTCGTTGGCGCCGCCCGGTCATGAGCGCAGTCGCTGCCATTGCCGCGACCCTATTCCTCGTCCTTGCCGGCCCGTCGCTGCTGATCCGACTTCAGGCGGATCACATCACCGCCACCGGCCAGAATGCCAGAGTGACGCTGGAGGATGGAACGCTCATCGAGCTTGGCGGCGACAGTGCCATCAAGACGGAGATGACCGCCGCCGGGCGCCACGTCACGTTGCTTTCCGGTGAGGCGTTTTTCGATGTCGCGCATAATCCGGCGCGGCCCTTTACGGTGGAGGCCGGAGGCGTCACGGTTCTGGTCGTCGGTACCGCCTTCGACGTTCGGCTTGCGGGAGGGGAAACGACCGTCGAGCTGGAAAGAGGCGTCGTTCAGGTCTCGGTCGAGGACGCCAGGGAAACGTCGGACTTCAGGCTGCTTCCGGGCGAGATGGCTGTCGTGACTGCGAGCGACGGCGCGGTTACCCGCAACATCATCCAGCCCGATCAGGTCGCCGCCTGGCGCAGCGGCCGGATCTTCGTCAAGGATGCGTCCATCAGTGCGGTCGCCGAGCAGCTTCAACGTTACCACTCGGCGTGGATAGCGGTGCCGGACCGAAAGCTCGCGGGTCTCAAGGTCACCGGTCTGTATGATCTTCATGATCCGGACGGTGCGCTGAAGGCGCTGGTCGAACCCTATGGCGGCCGCGTCCGCACCTTTTCGACCTATGGTCGCGTCCTGACGCAATACTGA
- a CDS encoding TonB-dependent receptor encodes MCISQGRKGSRRLNWGGDGGRPMGRLMATTAMAICLASSLNWPSSAFAQDAPAQESAARSFNVPAQPLADALNVFGRQSGLQVTLAASVSRGVMSKAVVGSYAPEEALARLLSGTGIEYRISGGRTAVIGTGAVGGGAAVAPADGSTALDPISVFGDATGVGEIVISQKELELLNPANIADVFRGEPGIEVGSSLPMSQKVYVHGIEENNLAVTMDGGRQNNKVFHHNATNLIDPSLLKAVRVDAGIAPADVGPGALGGAIAYETKDARDLLDGDGYGGFVSSNYNFNSKTFQTGISAYGMQEGLEFLGYFNFAKGDEFKSGNGSIVEGTRTDLLSGLGKVAYEFESGDRFEISHERVYDDAPRPFRANTGFISGRPPWEPRVRDYTLDRQNTVFSYTDSTPEDWWDPTVVLAYSSTRLEIPIFPRPVPPSTISVPYPGAGETGSFNGKFENKFSFDIGSITAGVDFYNDKAELEDRFDASTERARNVGIYAQARLEPWERTRLSFGMRGDQQWFTGTTNEKWDNAGFSGNVSGEYDLIEDLLTAKAGYSHVWAGVPLAENFIMNPNWNYGTGPEPITADNYAFGLVAKHDGFTVEGSLFHTDIDDARTAKYAVARAIENHDVRSKGFELGAGYDWGDGYFKVKYANIDVSIDGKPADSDTGIYLAAPAGQFITLLAAHSFIDWGVTIGGDVEIALDNDDVAAGTPPLEGYKVFNTFVEYQPPSHSNLTLRAEINNIFDETYSERATYGQEFGTVTPLYEPGRSFILSAKATF; translated from the coding sequence ATGTGCATATCGCAAGGCCGCAAGGGATCCCGTCGTTTGAATTGGGGCGGCGACGGCGGGCGTCCGATGGGACGGCTGATGGCAACGACGGCAATGGCGATTTGCCTGGCCTCGTCGCTGAACTGGCCGAGCTCGGCATTTGCGCAGGATGCACCGGCACAAGAGAGTGCCGCTCGCAGCTTCAACGTGCCGGCACAACCGCTTGCCGACGCGCTCAACGTCTTTGGCCGGCAATCGGGCCTGCAGGTGACGCTTGCCGCTTCGGTGTCCCGTGGCGTCATGTCCAAGGCGGTCGTCGGTTCCTACGCGCCGGAGGAGGCGCTTGCACGGCTGCTTTCCGGCACGGGCATCGAGTATCGCATCTCCGGCGGGCGAACGGCCGTGATCGGGACAGGGGCGGTCGGTGGCGGCGCGGCAGTGGCGCCGGCCGACGGCTCTACGGCGCTTGATCCGATTTCGGTATTCGGGGACGCCACTGGCGTCGGTGAAATCGTCATCAGCCAGAAGGAGCTCGAACTTCTCAACCCTGCGAATATCGCCGACGTCTTCCGCGGCGAGCCAGGGATCGAGGTTGGTAGCTCGCTGCCGATGTCGCAGAAGGTCTATGTTCACGGCATCGAGGAAAACAATCTCGCCGTTACCATGGATGGCGGCCGCCAGAACAACAAGGTCTTCCATCACAACGCAACCAACCTCATCGATCCGAGCCTGCTGAAGGCCGTGCGCGTCGATGCCGGCATCGCGCCTGCGGATGTAGGACCAGGCGCGCTCGGCGGCGCCATTGCCTATGAAACGAAGGATGCCCGCGACCTGCTCGACGGCGACGGCTATGGCGGCTTCGTCAGCTCCAACTACAACTTCAACAGCAAAACCTTCCAGACCGGAATCTCCGCCTACGGCATGCAGGAGGGGCTCGAATTTCTCGGCTACTTCAATTTTGCCAAGGGGGACGAGTTCAAATCCGGCAACGGCAGCATCGTCGAGGGAACGCGCACCGATCTCCTGAGCGGGCTCGGCAAGGTGGCATACGAGTTCGAGAGTGGTGATCGTTTCGAGATCAGCCATGAACGCGTCTACGACGACGCCCCGCGCCCGTTCCGCGCCAATACCGGCTTCATCTCGGGCCGCCCGCCGTGGGAACCGCGCGTGCGCGACTATACGCTCGACCGGCAGAACACGGTCTTCTCCTATACCGACAGCACGCCTGAGGATTGGTGGGATCCAACCGTGGTGTTGGCCTACAGCTCGACGCGGCTAGAGATCCCGATCTTTCCTCGCCCGGTGCCGCCAAGCACGATATCGGTCCCCTATCCCGGCGCCGGCGAAACCGGCAGCTTCAACGGCAAGTTCGAAAACAAGTTCAGCTTCGATATCGGCAGCATCACCGCAGGCGTCGATTTCTACAACGACAAGGCCGAACTCGAAGATCGCTTCGATGCCTCGACCGAGCGCGCGCGCAATGTCGGCATCTATGCGCAGGCGCGGCTCGAACCCTGGGAACGCACCCGGCTTTCCTTCGGCATGCGTGGCGACCAGCAATGGTTCACCGGCACCACAAATGAGAAGTGGGACAATGCCGGTTTCAGCGGCAACGTCTCCGGCGAATATGATCTGATCGAGGACCTGCTGACGGCCAAAGCCGGCTACTCCCACGTCTGGGCCGGCGTCCCGCTTGCCGAAAACTTCATCATGAACCCGAACTGGAACTATGGAACCGGCCCGGAGCCAATAACGGCCGACAATTATGCCTTCGGCCTTGTCGCCAAGCATGACGGTTTCACCGTGGAAGGCAGCCTCTTCCACACAGATATCGACGACGCTCGCACAGCCAAATACGCGGTCGCCAGGGCCATCGAGAACCATGATGTGCGCTCGAAGGGCTTCGAGCTCGGTGCCGGATACGACTGGGGCGACGGTTACTTCAAGGTCAAATACGCCAATATCGATGTCTCGATCGACGGCAAGCCGGCCGACTCCGACACCGGTATCTATCTGGCGGCCCCGGCCGGTCAGTTCATCACGCTCCTGGCCGCGCACAGCTTCATCGATTGGGGTGTCACCATCGGCGGCGATGTCGAGATCGCACTCGACAATGACGATGTTGCCGCCGGCACCCCGCCTCTTGAGGGCTACAAGGTTTTCAACACCTTCGTCGAGTATCAGCCGCCGAGCCACAGCAATCTGACCCTGCGCGCCGAGATCAACAACATCTTCGACGAGACCTACTCAGAGCGCGCCACCTACGGTCAGGAATTCGGCACCGTCACGCCACTCTATGAACCCGGCCGCTCCTTCATCCTGAGTGCCAAGGCGACATTCTGA
- a CDS encoding DUF6894 family protein: MQRYLFHIHLAGVTSRDKVGTLLANDSQAVEHGRLVADEIAEEDDYHGVIVAVENAEGRLLARLTASRAMPPWLIARSKFEHAWAEMSIDFSKL, translated from the coding sequence ATGCAACGCTATCTTTTTCACATCCACCTGGCAGGCGTTACCAGCCGCGACAAAGTCGGCACCCTGCTTGCCAACGATAGCCAGGCCGTCGAACACGGCCGCCTGGTGGCGGACGAAATCGCTGAGGAGGATGACTATCATGGCGTCATCGTCGCGGTAGAGAATGCCGAGGGTCGGCTTTTGGCGCGGCTGACGGCTTCCAGAGCGATGCCTCCCTGGCTGATCGCGAGATCGAAGTTCGAGCATGCCTGGGCGGAAATGAGCATCGATTTCAGTAAATTGTAA
- a CDS encoding zinc-binding alcohol dehydrogenase family protein → MRAVAYQIPQPIEAETSLVDIDLQRPEPEGRDILVEVKAISVNPVDTKIRRGVKPEPGQWKVLGWDAAGVVSAVGPNASFFKPGDEVFYAGAINRSGTNAEFHLVDERIVGRKPRSVDFSAAAALPLTSITAWEMLFDRLDVTRPVAGAANAIVIIGGAGGVGSIAIQIARAMTDLTVIATASRPETVEWVKSLGAHHVVDHRQPLAAQIEALGLGQPGFVFSTTNTGDHLDQIVELIAPQGRFGLIDDPKQLDALPLKRKSISLHWELMFTRSLFATADIEKQNVLLNRVSDLVDAGKIKSTLNEHFGTINAANLKRAHAVIESGRAKGKIVLSGF, encoded by the coding sequence ATGCGAGCCGTAGCCTACCAAATCCCCCAACCGATCGAAGCCGAAACGTCGCTGGTCGATATCGACCTGCAGCGCCCGGAACCCGAGGGCCGGGACATCCTCGTCGAAGTCAAGGCGATCTCGGTCAATCCGGTCGACACGAAGATCCGCCGCGGAGTGAAGCCCGAACCCGGACAGTGGAAGGTGCTCGGCTGGGATGCCGCGGGTGTGGTCAGCGCCGTCGGGCCGAATGCGTCCTTCTTCAAGCCGGGCGACGAAGTCTTCTATGCAGGCGCCATCAACCGCTCCGGCACCAACGCCGAATTTCATCTGGTCGACGAGCGTATCGTCGGCAGAAAGCCGAGGTCGGTGGATTTTTCTGCCGCCGCCGCCCTGCCGCTGACTTCGATCACCGCATGGGAAATGCTGTTCGATCGTCTTGACGTCACCCGCCCGGTCGCAGGCGCTGCAAATGCGATCGTCATCATCGGCGGCGCCGGTGGCGTCGGCTCGATCGCGATACAGATCGCACGAGCGATGACGGACCTCACTGTCATCGCCACTGCGTCTCGCCCCGAAACGGTAGAATGGGTAAAATCGCTCGGCGCCCATCACGTTGTCGATCACCGGCAGCCGCTTGCTGCACAAATCGAAGCCCTCGGGCTTGGCCAGCCGGGCTTCGTGTTCTCGACGACCAATACCGGCGATCACCTTGATCAGATCGTCGAACTGATCGCGCCCCAGGGACGTTTCGGCCTGATCGACGACCCCAAGCAACTCGACGCGCTTCCACTCAAGCGCAAAAGCATCTCGCTGCATTGGGAGCTGATGTTCACACGCTCGCTGTTTGCGACCGCCGATATCGAGAAACAGAATGTCCTCTTGAACAGAGTGTCGGATCTGGTCGACGCAGGCAAGATCAAGTCCACGCTCAACGAGCATTTCGGGACGATCAATGCCGCCAACCTGAAGCGCGCGCACGCGGTAATCGAGTCCGGTAGGGCCAAGGGCAAGATCGTGCTCTCCGGTTTTTAG
- a CDS encoding winged helix-turn-helix transcriptional regulator: MGRTRHDRFDCSPGCAVEATLSLIDGKWKGVVLYHLMSGTMRFNEIRRKLPNVTQRMLTKQLRELEADGLITRKVFAQVPPRVDYDLSERGRTLEPVILALKTWGDANMPSTGSVAA, translated from the coding sequence ATGGGACGCACACGCCACGATCGTTTCGACTGCAGTCCGGGATGTGCCGTCGAAGCGACGCTCAGCCTGATCGACGGCAAGTGGAAGGGTGTCGTTCTCTACCACCTGATGTCGGGCACCATGCGCTTCAACGAAATCCGCCGGAAGCTGCCGAACGTTACCCAGCGCATGCTGACGAAACAGTTGCGCGAGTTGGAGGCCGACGGCCTGATCACGCGCAAGGTGTTCGCCCAGGTTCCGCCCAGGGTCGACTATGATCTCTCGGAACGTGGCCGCACGCTGGAGCCGGTCATCCTTGCGCTCAAGACCTGGGGGGACGCCAACATGCCGTCGACCGGGAGTGTTGCGGCCTGA
- the chrA gene encoding chromate efflux transporter, producing the protein MTDVVHTADASKASAPHGHGISLAEAFWVWVRIAGLSFGGPAGQIAVMHRILVDEKRWIGEHRFLHALNYCMLLPGPEAQQLAIYIGWLMHRTVGGLIAGILFVLPGFLAILALSYVYAAFGNVSVIEGLFFGLKAAVLAVVVQAVFRIGSRALRNRLMIGIAAIAFVAIFFFRVPFPLIILTAGIAGYIGGRLGSPLFRIGGGHGKTTGPILKDEDSALGEQTPIHARPNLAWSMKVSAVFLALWLAPLALLFALVGPDSVFTEIGWFFSKMAVVTFGGAYAVLAYVAQEAVQYYGWLKPGEMLDGLGMAETTPGPLIMVVQFVGFMGAYRDPGTLSPMTAATLGAMLTTWVTFVPCFLWIFLGAPFIEKLRGNVALTGAMSAITAAVVGVILNLAVWFGLHTLFSQVVPWSVGSLALDVPVLSSLVLPSLLLTLAAALAIFRFNTSVIATLLASALAGMMWVLVTA; encoded by the coding sequence ATGACCGATGTCGTTCACACCGCCGACGCCAGCAAGGCGTCGGCGCCCCATGGCCACGGCATCTCGCTTGCGGAAGCGTTCTGGGTCTGGGTTCGGATCGCGGGCTTAAGCTTCGGCGGCCCGGCGGGCCAGATCGCGGTGATGCATCGCATCCTCGTCGACGAGAAACGCTGGATCGGCGAGCACCGTTTCCTGCATGCGCTCAATTACTGCATGCTGTTGCCCGGTCCGGAGGCGCAGCAGCTGGCAATCTACATCGGCTGGCTGATGCATCGCACCGTCGGGGGCCTCATCGCCGGCATATTGTTCGTGCTTCCGGGCTTCCTTGCCATCCTGGCCTTGAGCTACGTCTATGCCGCCTTTGGCAATGTCAGCGTGATCGAAGGACTGTTCTTCGGGTTGAAGGCGGCCGTGCTTGCCGTCGTCGTCCAGGCGGTTTTCCGCATCGGCAGCCGGGCGCTGAGAAACAGGCTGATGATCGGTATCGCGGCGATAGCCTTTGTCGCGATCTTCTTCTTCCGCGTCCCATTCCCGCTGATCATCCTGACGGCCGGCATTGCCGGCTACATCGGCGGACGCCTGGGCTCGCCGCTCTTTCGCATCGGCGGCGGCCACGGCAAAACAACCGGGCCGATCCTCAAGGACGAGGATTCGGCCCTGGGTGAACAAACACCGATCCACGCCCGCCCCAACCTCGCCTGGTCGATGAAGGTGTCCGCGGTGTTTCTCGCCCTATGGCTCGCGCCACTGGCGCTGCTGTTTGCGCTCGTCGGGCCGGACAGTGTCTTCACCGAAATCGGATGGTTCTTCAGCAAGATGGCGGTCGTCACCTTCGGGGGTGCCTATGCTGTGCTCGCCTATGTCGCGCAGGAGGCCGTGCAATATTACGGCTGGCTCAAACCAGGCGAGATGCTCGATGGTCTCGGCATGGCGGAAACAACGCCTGGCCCCCTGATCATGGTCGTCCAGTTCGTCGGCTTCATGGGCGCCTATCGCGACCCCGGCACGCTTTCTCCGATGACGGCAGCGACGCTGGGCGCAATGCTGACGACGTGGGTGACCTTCGTGCCCTGCTTCCTCTGGATTTTCCTCGGGGCGCCCTTCATCGAGAAGCTGAGGGGCAATGTCGCGCTGACCGGCGCCATGTCGGCCATCACTGCTGCGGTCGTCGGCGTCATCCTCAACCTTGCGGTCTGGTTCGGCCTTCACACGTTGTTTTCGCAGGTCGTCCCGTGGAGCGTCGGCAGCCTTGCGCTCGATGTGCCTGTCCTGAGCTCGCTGGTGTTGCCGTCACTCTTGCTGACGCTTGCGGCGGCGCTGGCGATCTTCCGCTTCAACACCTCGGTGATCGCGACATTGTTGGCTTCGGCACTCGCCGGCATGATGTGGGTGCTTGTCACTGCATAG
- a CDS encoding chromate resistance protein ChrB domain-containing protein, whose amino-acid sequence MPSPLEISPDKLARLIGTPKCPALIDVRIGEDFDADPRLIPGSLRRDYRLVENWGNDFAGRSAVIICQRGKKLSHGVAAWLRHAGIPADVLEGGFEAWVEAGYPAVPVSALPKRQTDRHTLWVTRARPKIDRIACPWLIRRFVDPNAVFLFVAPAEVEAVADRFDATPFDIDAPIRWSHRGDLCTFDVMVEEFGLATEPMLQLATIVRGADTSRLDLAPEAAGLLAVSLGLSRMYADDHEQLQAGMLLYDAFYRWCRDATGETHNWPTPKKGA is encoded by the coding sequence ATGCCGTCACCTCTTGAAATTTCCCCGGACAAACTTGCCCGCCTCATTGGTACTCCCAAATGTCCCGCGCTGATCGATGTCAGGATCGGCGAGGATTTCGATGCCGATCCGCGCTTGATCCCTGGATCGCTCCGGCGCGACTACCGGCTCGTTGAGAACTGGGGCAACGACTTCGCGGGACGATCCGCCGTCATCATCTGCCAGCGCGGCAAGAAGCTGAGCCACGGGGTCGCCGCCTGGCTGCGGCACGCGGGAATTCCGGCCGATGTCCTGGAAGGCGGCTTTGAGGCCTGGGTCGAAGCCGGCTATCCGGCCGTGCCCGTCTCGGCCCTGCCGAAACGTCAGACGGACCGACACACGCTCTGGGTCACGCGCGCGCGCCCGAAGATCGACCGCATCGCCTGCCCCTGGCTTATTCGGCGCTTCGTCGATCCAAACGCCGTCTTCCTGTTCGTGGCACCCGCCGAAGTCGAAGCTGTCGCGGACCGCTTCGACGCCACGCCCTTTGACATCGACGCCCCGATCCGTTGGAGTCATCGGGGCGACCTCTGCACCTTCGACGTGATGGTCGAGGAATTCGGATTGGCAACGGAGCCGATGCTGCAGCTGGCAACCATCGTGCGGGGCGCAGACACCTCGCGCCTCGATCTCGCTCCAGAGGCCGCCGGCCTGCTTGCGGTTTCGCTCGGGCTCTCCCGCATGTATGCAGACGATCATGAGCAGTTGCAGGCAGGCATGCTGCTCTACGATGCCTTCTACCGCTGGTGCCGCGATGCGACCGGTGAAACGCACAACTGGCCCACGCCGAAAAAGGGTGCATGA